TAGATTGATAGAAAGATACCTGTACAACATCATCTAGGCCCTTTGCCTCTTTCATAAGTCGCCTGTGCTTGGTCTCAAGAACACTTGCAACCAGGAAAACAGCAAGAGCACTATTATTCTGTTCCGCGGCACCAGTTTTCAAATTGTTCCTTTCAAACTTCCCATATTCTTTTAGCTTATGCTTGTCATTTGGCTTATCATCGTACAGCAATTCAGAAAGATTGGGTTGTCGTTTGTCATCATAAGAAGAATATATGTTTGGATTGTATTCCATGGCCCACATCACCTGAATGAAATGCAGTAAAAATGAGCATACATGAGAAGATCCCGTAATTCTGATTTCTGACCTGCATTTGGTCATCACTCCTCACCCTTGAATGGTTCAGAAATATAAAGAACCAATCCTTTCCCATTAAACTTTATGTCAAATGTTTTGCAAACAGAAACGGAAACACAATAAAAGCACAAAGCCAAAGACCAGTGCAAGCTATTTTGCAATATTTATCTAACGCACACAATTCAAAAAGGAGTTTGGGCTTCTTACCTCCCAAAGATAGAGTGAATCAACAAACGAGAACTCCCTGCGGAAAAGTACCATCAGCATGCGAAATGCAAACAGATACTCTCCGCCATCTAGCTCCTCTGCAGATACAATTATTGGTGTTGTGAGAGATACAGACAGTAAAATCAATATTTCTAGTCATTCCTCCGTGTTTTCAGGTGGCCAATTATTTTGTTTGTGGCTTTCTTACTATCTAAATTGTCAAGATTTGACTAGTATTTTACACAATCTAACAACTTATAAAACAGTATGTACGAATATGGGCCTTTAGACGATGGGATTTCCATTATTCACAATGACTAATTTATGATTTGTTGATGTGGCCCAAAATGACAAAATAGGCATAGTACTATCATAGAAATCTACATAACTTATCAGATAATGCAACTCCGTCGCTCCCATTTCTTCTAGCTCAATGTAACCGCTTACTTATGGTAGTCAATTTCAAAATTGTGAAGTGAGCTTTAGAAACCCACTTACGGGAGACACCCAATAATGTACATAGTGATCAATGAGAGGCACCAAGGGTGTAGCCTAGTGGTCAATGAATTACGTGAAAAGATTGAAAAACAAGGTTCAATCCCAACAAAAATAGAGAATACTGTGATTTCTTTCCATCTGCCTAAACCTTATTAACAGAGTTACCCGACActaggggtggcaaaatggtcaaaagaaaatagttaaccacccatattatccactaaaaaatgggttggataatgaactttttaaaaacggctcaaatatggataagaaccatattattcctttagaaaatagataaccaatggataaccaacgggtctaacttttacatttgtaaagcttcaacttgggggttcctcaagttagggagactaagaattctcccaaaaatgATCATATGTAAGAAGTTATGGctaatatggttacccatattatccgccggttaacccgttttttatctGTTTTAAATATGGatcgggtcgggtcggataatttatccgttttttcgTTACCTGTTTTCAACCCGAACCATATCCAACCCGACCCGCCCGTTTTCCACTCCTACCCGGCACCAATGTTGGTGGGAGGTAATAGGTACCTAATGGAATAGTCGGTGCGTTACATGGACACCATAAAACGAAAGAAATCCACTCACGAgatttaatataatataaaatgccAATTAAGATTCACCATGCACTGAGGCTAGATATCTAATAGCCAAATCTATGTCCTATCCAACTATAACTGTTTAAAGCATGAAACTACTTCCCCTATACCTTTCTTCCAACTATAACTCTGAAGTAGTTTCACTCGGGTTTTACAAGGAAAAAaacactcatatatatatatatatatatatatatatatatatatgtgaataCATATCCTCCTTTTCTTTCTTTAGGGACACCCTTTTCAAAATGACCAAAGTTGATAATCCAGAAACGGAAAAATGGGCTACAGCAGATAGTATCAAGAAAAAGAAGCTTGAACATATCACTCGTGAAATTCCATATCACAAAATCATCACAAGACACCACTGAAAACACAAAAATCATTCATGAAACTATATTTGGAAAGGAAAAGCAACAATGCCATGAAGATTTTGAGTTCTCTGCTGCAATTCTGAGAATACCGACTAAGAGAATTTACAAAGAACAGGATCCCCTTACCAAGGTGCTGATGAAGCTTTGGATCAACAGTTTTAACAATTTGTGCTAGCGTACTTAGCTGAGATTGCACTCCCATAGAACTTGTGGTGCATTTGAAATTTTCTCGCTGTTGAAGCAGAGTAGTTATATACAGACGGAAGGCAGAATTACAGGAAATAATGAGCACAAAAGATTGCCCAAATGGAAAGAAAATGTCAACTAAAGGAACATATAAATACAAGTACAAGTTGACAACCCCTTTCAGGAGGGAATGCAGGGTGCTTTACCTGAGCAATCTAGCAGGGGAACCATTTTCAGAAGATAGATGTGCTTGAAATATGTTTATATGTTAACTGATGGTAGATCATTGAAGAAGAGCAGTTCCAATATTAAGTACTCAGTAGAAGTTCAAACAATGATGTGATAGCAATGGCGCTTTTACTTTTTGGCATTTGCCATTTGCTGTAGCAACTTGTATGTATGTGTCTAATATTAACTCCTCAGTAGAAGATAGATGTGCTTGAAATATGTTTATATGTTAACTGATGGTAGATCATTGAAGAAGAGCAGTTCCAATATTAACTACTCAGTAGAAGTTCAAACAATGATGTGATAGCAATGGCGCTTTTACTTTTTGGCATTTGCCATTTGCTGTAGCAACTTGTATGTATGTGTCTAATCACTAACTAATAACCATGGTAGAACATTAGAAACAATAGACATACCAATCGACGCATTGCACGTTCAAAGCACCAGTATGCATCTGCTTCGTTCTCAAGCAGAATAACCATTGGAGAGCAAATATCACTCATTCCTGTTCATATAAAATGAGAGGCGAAGTTTGTGAATGGCCTTAACAATATcaaaaaagaaggcctaatgcAACCATAATACCTTGAACATAGCCGATATCTTTATCCATCCAGGCATAGACAGCTAGTATATCCCAGAGTTTTGCCTGATTAGCTTCATTCTCGTAAAATATAAGAGTACGATCCGTTCGAACAACATCCAAACCTAAATAAACATTGCAAATTGTGATAGTTTCAGATATCATTTGGAAAATAAGTTTATCCTGAAACACAACTCTCTTAGCCGGTCAAAGAAGTGGCTTATTGGTACTTCAGATTCAAGTAATTTCAGCATGGTAGAACTTGTACACATGTAAAATCACCAAGATCTAGTtgatttctgttttttttttatcattaaaGATTGCTAAAGTTCTTTCTAAATGTTTTCCTGTCAACAAAGTTCAAACTCTCTAAACATATACCACATTGGAGTTGAGATAGTGACAACATCTGTCAATTGAACAACTTTGAAAATGGAACTTAGCAATATGGTTGTTAAAAGCTTTATTAAAGCCTTGTACAATTGGAAGGTGTAAGGAGAGAATTACCATACCCTCTAGTCACTTATTTTATATCCCAATGTATGAAAAGTGAAAACCAGCACATGCTTACTTGTTGTACTGTGAAATTCTTAGTTCATGTCAACAGAGCCTGCGGAAGGGAAGTAGATAACTCGATTACCTAGCAAGTTAATTTTCTCAAAGTGATCTGCAAACTTCATCCCTCTTTAGAACAGTCTGCAAATGGATGCTTTTAATCAGTCAAGTCTTTACAAAAGCATCCATGGCTTACTGTAGCCAAAGCTCCAAAATTAACCTCAGCAAGGTGTGTGTATAAGAGAAAGCAAAATCCAGTCCCATAAGTGATTGGAATTTCACTCTTTTTGCCACTTGTTATTCTCTAAGTGACTCAGTCCCTCTTCAACTCAGTGTCTTGTGACGAAGAAAACCATTTGTCTCATTGAATTGTTGAACTTATCGGAGCTATACATAGTCAAAGACCTGTTGGTCCATTTATTTGTAACAATTTTCCAATGGTTAAGGGGCATCTTTAAGGAATTACAGTCTAAAGATCGACACACAGTCTCTAACTACAAAAACACTTCCGGCATCTGCAAACTTAGTACCTTTGATGTTCCCTATTTCCACTTCCCAAAATCCACTGAAGCTATATCTGAACCTGATAGAATTGTAATCTGACTGCTATATAGAAATACATACAGCCAGTTAAGAAAAATCACCAACTTTATATGCATCATTCCCTTGTCTTGTTTCATCAATTCATCTTAATTATTGTATTCTATTGGTGGAGCTAATCTTTAAAGAAATCTGATCTACTGCATTGTCTACAACTAGAACTGAAAATCTGAGAACTTTACTTATGTTGACCCTTCCCTTTCTTTTGATGAAATAATGATATTTATATTGGACATCTGGAAGATGCAGAAATTACAAAAACATGATTTGGCTCCTACACAAACACTTGTTGACCATTCAAATAAAGAcaaatttttttgttcttttcttctccttCCTTTTGACAACAGTGATGGCCAGCTTGATGCACCTTAGTTAATTCATAGggtacctgctacctcccaccGACACAGGTATCAGGTAACTCTACTCACCAAAGTTTAGCAAAGGGGATGAATTCACCTAGCGTCACCTAATGTCGCCCCTTCTGGATTCAAACCTTGGTTCTCAAAATTGTTACTCCAACAATTTGACAGCTAGGCAACTCCCTTAAaggcttttcttctttttaattgGTTATTTATTATTTAACAAATTTAATTCTTTTTATGCAGTTGCTTTAACAAATTTAATTCTTTTTGGTTGGGTAACTTATTAAGACAACTGCACAATTCAAACCCCAATAGTTGGGACAAAGAGAATGCTAAGTAAATTTTAGACAGAATTTTTGCAGCAACGATCTCCCTCACAAGATATGGTCAAAGACAAACGGAAATAGAGAAAGAGATGCCGAGAGATCCCACATTCAATGTAAACTGTACATAAATAGAGGATAGTAGTGGCAGAAATACGAACCAATTTGATGCAAGCTAAGCTTCCACTGAATCATTTTCTTGTCAAAATCACCATTATCAACTGGCATGGCATCATTATTATCTTGTGATTTACTGGTGTTAGTTGCATACTCTATAAGTTTCCCATCATCAGATACTATAGGCTGCCCATCATCCGATACTATAGGCTGCCCATCATCAGAGACTATAGGCTGTCCATCATCAGAGACTATAGCACTAGTGATGATTTTTCCACTGCCAATAACAGGTACTATCTTCTGACATTCTGATTTCCATGCAGCATACTGCTCCCTGAAATTACAAATTTCAGATATTTAATTTAGGCCACTAATAAATACAGAAGTTCTTTTAATTTCAATTTCAACATACCGTTTTATGCTAGCTTTTTCTtcgtctttttctttcttttttatactTTTCATAGATGCTTGTTagtagagaaaaaagaaaaaggaagatgtGCATGTGTCATCAATAAAAAGTGACAGAATCCTTCTGTCAAATTTGGTTCTCAAGGCACAAAAGCATCCTACCTCTATAGACTTGTTAGCTCAGCACCAGTCAGCAATGGAAGGTTTCCCAAAGAAAGAGAAACTGAATGAAGAATTATGGAGCAAATGTATTGGGTGGAGATTGAGATTAAAACTGCAAATCGCCCCACATTCATACTTAcactttctttaattcttttgtACATTCATGCTAATATATTTGAGGCAATAAATTTCAGAATTTGAATAACCATCTTCTTCTTGGTTCTATGTTATATACCACAGCACAGGGAAGATCAAAGCCCACAACTAATGAACTCAGCCTTTCAGCCACATTCTTTTCTTGCCAATAATTTCAGAAACGGATTCAAATTGGATCAGGGCACTCGAGAAATATGGTACATATGGACAGAAGACATAGGCATTGACATGGCTTTATTATAATTTAACCAAGGAATTTATTCATCCAAATTGACCTCTCATGATAGAAACTGGCAGGAATGGTGATGAATAGGCTCCCCCATACAAAGTCAGTCCTAGTAAGCTAATTAGCTAACAAAGTCAGTAATGCCAACTCATCACATATATCCTGTAAATTACATGAAGCTGCCAGTAGGCGTAAACACCAAAATTTCAACATTTGAATTGAGCTATTCTTTCCATCAGAACACCTTGCATTCCTCTCTTTACAAAGCACCCAATAGACACAACCAGGGATAGTAATCCAGCATTTTCTTATTGTCTAGGACAGAAGCACCTCCAACAATTCAGTAGGTCTTTTAACAATTGATGCCTAATTACACTCTGTCCAAAAATGCTGAAAAACAGCCCCCACACTAGTTTGCTGCCCGATACTGTAAGAACAAGAAATTGCAGGCCTATGAAATTTTGTAAAACTGAATATTCTAGTGCTCAGACTTGACAAACCTCACAGAAGGTTCTATGATGTCGCCAAGAGGTTGAGTTTCTTGCAGTTGGATAAATACATATCAAGACAGAACAATTTCGAATTATATTTAAAAATGAGTAATTTCATGAAATTCAAAAAGTCAGATCTTGACAGCAGGAGACCAAGGATACCACAAAGGGTGTCCACCTACAGGAAAGGGTAGAAACCAGCATTACAAGCACCATATCTTAACTTCTCCATGCTAAACAATGAATCATTCCACTATACAGAAGGGATCAGTAAATAAAGTTAATCATTGTGATAAAAGCTCTATTAAACATGAGAGGTCATTGCATAGAACTATTTTGGTCATGACTGATGCTTTGACTTTGTGTTCCTTTGTGCTTCTAAATGTACAAAATTTAGAGCATAACTAGTCTGTATCTTGATTTTCAGTTTTACATTCTTAGAGCAGCCAGTTTGATCCTTTAGGTATATCTGCTAAAATTGTGAAACAACTGACATTACCTCCGTTGTTGTCTGAGTTGATTTCTTTCCTGAAATGTGCTCTCAGGATCAAAACAACCCAACAGGAACTCCCAGGCTGCCCCCTTAATTGATGGATGAATCCCCTAACATTCACAGAATAATTAATGAGCAATACAATTCCTGAAGTTTAGTTCCAGCTAAACAGAAATAAGCATATTTCTTGTTGATAAGTATCAGCAGTAGACATATAAAAAAAACTCCTATAATTAATTGACACTGCCTCTTTATGATGATGTCACCAGTAGACCAAGTTATCCAACTCGTATGAACATGTATATTTGCAACAGCCTAAATTATATACACAGCTGACAGAAAAAAATACAACTAAAAAGTGTAAAACCTTTTCGTGAAGCAGAAAAGCAAAAACTTTAATCACTTCAATAAGGTACCattgtttatttattcaatcaatCAGAGCAGGGGCATATATGTCAGCATTGTAAAGGATCTTTTGCCTACAGGACCAACGTGCTTGATCTGAAAAATATTAAGAACCCTGAGATTGCCTTCCTCTATGCAGTTTACATCATATTAATCTAACAGCTGAAATACTCTGACTTTGGTGTTAGAAACTGTGAAGTTATCTTGGCCTTCAGATTAATTAAAATCTACAGAAATGTTTCTCCAGAGCGACAGGCAGAATCACTTCTACAGTACATGGATTGGAATTGCATCCATCTCCTGTGTGAAGGGAGGGAGGGAGAAGGGGGAGACGCTTTAGTACATCAGAGTGAAGATACCCTAGGGAGCTATGAGGAACAATTAAGAACAAGGCTTCTTCCACCCTTATCCAGTTGGGTTATATTGTACACTGGGCAGCTAGCTCCTCCCAACAAAAGTACAAGTTTCCATGGTAGGAAAGAGATTTCTGGATATCATGCAAGCTATTCCAATAGAGGAAAGAGCGTCCTACTTTCACTGGCTAAGAACTTCCTAGAGTGCTCAGAATAGCTTCAATACAGGGAGGAAGTACACCTCTCTATATACGGAGAACTTAGTAATCAGGATTTGTTAGGGACAATGATAAGACAATTTGTAAAACAAGTGACTACTTTACCCAAGATCAATTGGTTTTATGATGGAACCCCTATTCACAAGCTTGTAAGGTTCCACAAGAAATTGATATTTTAGTCGCAAAGATAATCAGTTTTATTTCATCATTTGATTAAACTAATAGCTATAACTAATTCATCGTCCAAGCAACTCATCTTAAAAATGTAAAACCAGACTGGTATGATGCACTCCTCTGCACAATATGGACCACACATATCACAAACTGGACCATGACGAGTAGCAAGGGAAAAAGAAACACTGACAGTGGCAAGACAATGAGACACTGAATAACAAGACAAGATAAGAGTATTGTTGCTGCTCCATCATTTTCCTTGGGAATAGTTGTACTACCATCCCAACCAATGATAATAACATCTTCAATTTCGTTCCAACAATTAAACCTTCACCATGAATATTCAGAATTATGGAAACATAAATCACCCTCAAATAGAATTTTCTAAAGTAGTAAAATAATGAGCATGGCCAGAACACATAGACATTGCATTACTTGACAGAGAAACTACAAGCTGTTCCGATATGCAGCAAAGTTATAAAGAGTTAGGATAATAATGCAGGTTGAAATCAGCTTTTAATCCACTTGCTTTACTGTGTTGCAGAAGACTAACAAATTGACTAATTGTCCAATAATAAATTACTTATTTGGAAGATCCAGCTCTCAATTTCCATAGCTACATTGTGTTGACCATGAGGCACTCATACGGTCGCCAGTAATGCAAAGGCTAACATCAACTTGTAGAGTCTTCAGAGAGCAATAAATTTGACTCAATGATACGTTAACAATGTGATATATGCAGTACAAGAACAATAGCAAAAAAGACTATACCCCTCGTTGGATTCGTCTAAGAACACCCGCTATATCCAAATAACCCTCTTTAGAGAATGCAGCATTCCATCTTCTTTCGCTAAGAGTTTTTCCTACCTGTTCAAACAGAGCAGAAAAAAGTGCAGAAAAGGTTTTAGCAGATATAGCCAGTCACATAAGCATTCTATAATCATTGAACATAGCAAAAAAAGATAATGCTTAACATTTCTTCCTTGAAAAAGTAATATGAAAAGAAGAACAAGACAAATGTCAACCAAAATACTCTAGTTTATGTCATCATTCCGGTATGGATTGATTTTTAACATATTTGCGATCAGCAACTCCCAATGGAACAAATAACAACAACTAGATCAGCCaaaaaaaattaccaaaatgGTATTTCTATACTGTATGAGATAacattaaggggtcgtttggtcaaGGAGAAGTTATGCGGAGATTAGTAACGTGGGGATTAGTTAAACCGGGATTATAATGCAAATATTATTTCTTGTTGAATGGTAATCCATGTATTGCTAATACCTGCATTGTTATCCCACACCCAATCTCGCATTTAGATTCCCGCATAACTTATAAAAGTATTATTTACGAGGAAAAACAAACTATTATCGAACCAAATGAATGCTGAGTTTTATACCATGATTAATTACCCATACTATCAAACCAAACGAGCACTTAATGTCAAAGAgtaattagaaaaggaaaaaggataaTGTGAAAACAAAATCATATAAAAGGAAAGAAATGAGATGTGAAAAAGGGTGAAACACACCCTTGCTTTAAAGCGGGTCTTGGGAACATCAGCAAGGCATTCGGGTCTAACAGGATAATAAGAGTCTAATTCCTCTGATGACGAATTCTTCATAGCACCACCCCCTGTTAATTCCAAAGACATACAAA
This genomic stretch from Nicotiana sylvestris chromosome 9, ASM39365v2, whole genome shotgun sequence harbors:
- the LOC104222221 gene encoding rab GTPase-activating protein 22-like isoform X2 is translated as MKNSSSEELDSYYPVRPECLADVPKTRFKARVGKTLSERRWNAAFSKEGYLDIAGVLRRIQRGGIHPSIKGAAWEFLLGCFDPESTFQERNQLRQQRREQYAAWKSECQKIVPVIGSGKIITSAIVSDDGQPIVSDDGQPIVSDDGQPIVSDDGKLIEYATNTSKSQDNNDAMPVDNGDFDKKMIQWKLSLHQIGLDVVRTDRTLIFYENEANQAKLWDILAVYAWMDKDIGYVQGMSDICSPMVILLENEADAYWCFERAMRRLRENFKCTTSSMGVQSQLSTLAQIVKTVDPKLHQHLEELDGGEYLFAFRMLMVLFRREFSFVDSLYLWEVMWAMEYNPNIYSSYDDKRQPNLSELLYDDKPNDKHKLKEYGKFERNNLKTGAAEQNNSALAVFLVASVLETKHRRLMKEAKGLDDVVQILGEISGNLDAKKALDEALKVHKKYLKQAKKS
- the LOC104222221 gene encoding rab GTPase-activating protein 22-like isoform X1, whose amino-acid sequence is MGNSNAVAFKKEGGGAMKNSSSEELDSYYPVRPECLADVPKTRFKARVGKTLSERRWNAAFSKEGYLDIAGVLRRIQRGGIHPSIKGAAWEFLLGCFDPESTFQERNQLRQQRREQYAAWKSECQKIVPVIGSGKIITSAIVSDDGQPIVSDDGQPIVSDDGQPIVSDDGKLIEYATNTSKSQDNNDAMPVDNGDFDKKMIQWKLSLHQIGLDVVRTDRTLIFYENEANQAKLWDILAVYAWMDKDIGYVQGMSDICSPMVILLENEADAYWCFERAMRRLRENFKCTTSSMGVQSQLSTLAQIVKTVDPKLHQHLEELDGGEYLFAFRMLMVLFRREFSFVDSLYLWEVMWAMEYNPNIYSSYDDKRQPNLSELLYDDKPNDKHKLKEYGKFERNNLKTGAAEQNNSALAVFLVASVLETKHRRLMKEAKGLDDVVQILGEISGNLDAKKALDEALKVHKKYLKQAKKS